A window of the Brassica napus cultivar Da-Ae chromosome C5, Da-Ae, whole genome shotgun sequence genome harbors these coding sequences:
- the LOC106416309 gene encoding uncharacterized protein LOC106416309, with protein sequence MDEENNLIEETALIEDSSDVEFACCGDPKVEPRVGDEFQAKIPPMLSASERALSLSTPLALDDDSSYLFLVGQPVQVTWIDKHPKGQANGDDDDDVDMNQSLKSFRAKRSRCSAKIRGQSDKNPKSKKQRLNLEAVPELPSNSWEDHEVASFVLGLYTFGKNFTQVKKFMENKETGEILLFYFGKFYNSAKYHTWSDSRKKRSRKCVYGRKLYSGWRQQQLLSRLIPSLSDESQKQMLVNVSKSFAEGKITLKKYIDAMKDLVGLRPLVDAVAVGKGKEDLTVRTAVPVKTTKPWFTVSPKSSSFPNLGAYASLTSADIINQLKGSYRLSKARCSDIFWEAVWPRLLARGWHSEQPKDRSYITSKDNIVFIVPGVKRFSRGELVKGDHYFDSVSDILTKIASEPELLEIETGGEIVNGTVNSSDQSDEESSSPSGSQRLRYLKSPSSSRGNLQMRFTVVDTSLASGGKLCDLRNLKVSETKTGLGDKDSSSLSSQNVEMPSLDAPMRFVIVDTSLDHRKKWSGLRRWKRLPSDGTNKDDSSVKEEESLERVKDPAKRLIKKHRADTNHHSVKSAPSSKRRRLSACIKRENSLSKEDPESDHLSLRAVQHKNSTVEEMNEDKKRYETELSVDYMNLKSDQSEKTGTGPSSAVVETQEMSETKPNGLCSVSGEDNDCSPEEVRTSHEVISSEHHSNGLCSASGSDKGRVSINTEQEQEVELHQKATIDHPVNTQELGSSEQQEANTDAPRRHSTRKRPLTTRALEALESCLLTTEIMETTVKPRKRERSSRKKHSAKVSNRAKLLPDNGNADKEQRGGEDGSKATASNNPLDQIEDTKPSFILNGATTESKPPLVRRHDSKPALTEHPKLPPIILKLSLKRSRASET encoded by the exons CGAGGAAAACAATCTTATAGAAGAAACAGCTCTCATCGAAGATTCTTCTGATGTTGAATTTGCCTGTTGTGGTGATCCAAAAGTTGAGCCTCGTGTTGGAGACGAGTTTCAGGCCAAGATTCCTCCTATGTTGTCTGCATCCGAACGTGCATTGTCTCTTTCAACTCCTCTAGCTTTGGATGATGATTCCTCATATCTCTTTCTCGTCGGACAACCTGTTCAAGTAACGTGGATAGACAAACATCCAAAAGGACAAGCaaatggagatgatgatgatgatgttgacaTGAACCAATCTTTGAAATCTTTTAGAGCAAAAAGAAGTCGTTGCTCTGCTAAGATCCGAGGCCAGAGTGACAAGAATCCGAAATCCAAGAAGCAGAGATTGAATCTTGAGGCTGTTCCGGAGTTACCATCCAATTCTTGGGAGGACCATGAGGTGGCTAGCTTTGTTCTTGGTCTGTATACCTTCGGGAAGAACTTTACTCAGGTGAAGAAGTTCATGGAGAACAAAGAAACAGGAGAGATACTGCTGTTTTACTTCGGCAAGTTCTACAACTCAGCTAAGTACCACACTTGGTCTGATTCCCGCAAGAAGCGTAGTCGAAAATGCGTATATGGAAGAAAGCTCTACTCAGGATGGAGGCAACAGCAGTTGCTGTCCCGTTTGATTCCTTCTCTTTCTGATGAATCTCAGAAACAGATGCTTGTGAAT gtctCCAAGTCATTTGCTGAAGGGAAGATCACTCTAAAGAAATACATAGACGCTATGAAGGATCTTGTGGGTCTCAGGCCTCTGGTAGACGCTGTGGCGGTTGGTAAAGGAAAAGAGGATCTCACGGTTCGTACAGCAGTACCAGTTAAGACCACCAAACCATGGTTCACGGTTTCTCCAAAGTCTTCTTCGTTCCCGAACTTAGGGGCTTACGCTTCACTCACGTCTGCCGACATAATAAACCAGTTAAAAGGCAGTTACCGTCTAAGCAAAGCTCGGTGCAGCGATATCTTCTGGGAAGCTGTGTGGCCGCGTTTGCTAGCCAGAGGATGGCACTCAGAGCAGCCAAAGGACAGAAGCTATATTACATCTAAGGATAACATTGTTTTCATTGTCCCTGGAGTGAAACGGTTCTCTAGAGGGGAACTTGTCAAAGGCGATCATTACTTTGACTCTGTCAGTGACATTCTAACAAAGATTGCTTCGGAGCCTGAGCTTCTTGAGATTGAAACAGGAGGAGAGATAGTCAATGGAACCGTTAACTCTTCTGACCAATCAGATGAAGAGTCTTCCTCCCCGTCTGGTAGTCAAAGACTCCGTTACCTCAAGTCTCCAAGCTCTAGCCGTGGAAACCTGCAAATGAGATTCACTGTTGTTGACACTAGCTTGGCCTCTGGAGGGAAACTGTGTGATTTACGGAATCTGAAAGTTTCTGAGACAAAGACTGGTTTAGGAGACAAAGATTCTTCTTCCCTGTCCAGTCAGAATGTGGAAATGCCCTCTCTGGATGCCCCAATGCGGTTTGTTATTGTTGATACGAGTCTAGACCACCGTAAGAAATGGTCTGGTTTAAGGAGATGGAAACGTTTACCAAGTGATGGCACAAACAAGGATGATTCTAGCGTAAAGGAGGAAGAGAGTTTGGAGAGGGTTAAGGATCCAGCAAAGAGGCTGATCAAAAAGCATAGAGCAGACACTAATCATCATTCAGTAAAATCTGCTCCGTCGTCGAAACGCAGACGGCTCAGTGCTTGCATAAAGAGGGAGAACAGCCTTTCAAAAGAGGATCCTGAATCAGACCACTTAAGTTTACGTGCGGTCCAACACAAGAACAGCACCGTTGAAGAGATGAATGAAGACAAAAAGAGATATGAAACCGAGTTATCGGTTGattatatgaacttaaagtctGATCAATCAGAAAAGACTGGAACTGGACCGTCTTCTGCGGTTGTTGAGACCCAAGAAATGTCAGAGACCAAACCAAACGGGTTATGTTCGGTCTCTGGTGAAGACAATGACTGTTCTCCAGAGGAGGTAAGAACAAGCCATGAAGTCATTTCATCAGAACATCACTCAAACGGGCTCTGTTCAGCATCAGGCTCAGACAAAGGACGTGTTTCCATTAATACGGAACAAGAGCAAGAAGTTGAGCTACATCAGAAAGCGACCATTGATCACCCGGTCAATACTCAAGAACTTGGTTCATCAGAACAACAAGAAGCTAATACAGATGCTCCTAGAAGACACAGCACAAGAAAGCGACCATTGACCACCAGGGCTCTGGAAGCTCTTGAATCTTGTTTACTTACAACCGAGATAATGGAAACTACGGTTAAACCAAGAAAACGTGAAAGATCTTCGAGGAAAAAGCACTCAGCTAAAGTGAGTAACAGAGCAAAGCTTTTGCCAGACAATGGGAATGCAGATAAGGAGCAGAGAGGAGGAGAAGATGGAAGCAAAGCAACAGCAAGTAACAACCCTTTGGATCAAATAGAGGATACAAAGCCTAGCTTTATTCTAAATGGAGCCACAACTGAGAGTAAGCCTCCTCTGGTTCGAAGACATGATTCAAAGCCGGCGCTAACTGAACATCCTAAACTCCCACCGATTATTTTAAAGCTTTCATTAAAGCGTAGCAGAGCTTCAGAGACTTAA
- the LOC106411882 gene encoding lysine-specific demethylase JMJ25 isoform X1, whose translation MDVPAGRPFQVRDLQLNAQVALDFLCPESVGELARLAEEIRCLPNDHEAKLQILEIGKGKISLYAASSAIKEVQKLILDPKKNWFHCCDYKRFGAELGFEDANLTKAVSNNLDKAIKQPQQNQLHLISQEFVQ comes from the exons ATGGACGTTCCAGCTGGACGTCCGTTTCAAGTCAGAGATCTTCAG TTGAATGCTCAGGTGGCGCTCGACTTCTTGTGCCCTGAAAGCGTTGGAGAGTTAGCTAGACTAGCCGAAGAGATCCGGTGTTTACCGAACGACCATGAGGCAAAACTTCAGATTCTAGAG ATAGGAAAAGGAAAGATATCGTTATACGCAGCTAGTTCAGCTATCAAAGAAGTTCAGAAGCTGATCTTGGATCCAAA aaaaaattggtTCCATTGTTGTGACTACAAAAGATTTGGAGCAGAGCTTGGTTTTGAGGACGCTAACTTAACCAAAGCAGTCTCCAACAACTTGGATAAGGCAATCAAGCAGCCACAACAAAATCAGCTGCATTTGATCAGTCAAGAATTTGTACAGTAG
- the LOC106411882 gene encoding lysine-specific demethylase JMJ25 isoform X2 translates to MDVPAGRPFQVRDLQLNAQVALDFLCPESVGELARLAEEIRCLPNDHEAKLQILEIGKGKISLYAASSAIKEVQKLILDPKFGAELGFEDANLTKAVSNNLDKAIKQPQQNQLHLISQEFVQ, encoded by the exons ATGGACGTTCCAGCTGGACGTCCGTTTCAAGTCAGAGATCTTCAG TTGAATGCTCAGGTGGCGCTCGACTTCTTGTGCCCTGAAAGCGTTGGAGAGTTAGCTAGACTAGCCGAAGAGATCCGGTGTTTACCGAACGACCATGAGGCAAAACTTCAGATTCTAGAG ATAGGAAAAGGAAAGATATCGTTATACGCAGCTAGTTCAGCTATCAAAGAAGTTCAGAAGCTGATCTTGGATCCAAA ATTTGGAGCAGAGCTTGGTTTTGAGGACGCTAACTTAACCAAAGCAGTCTCCAACAACTTGGATAAGGCAATCAAGCAGCCACAACAAAATCAGCTGCATTTGATCAGTCAAGAATTTGTACAGTAG
- the LOC106411881 gene encoding protein SRC2 homolog, giving the protein MECRPLDLTIISAEDLKDIQLIGKQDLYAVVSINRDARTKQKTKVDKDCGTKPKWRHQMKLTVDDAAANENRLTLVIEIVADRPIAGDKPVGEVSVPVKELLDQNKAGDEEEEKTVTYAVRLPNGKAKGYLKFSFKFGEKYTFGGASSAPHAPGSSTLEHKSMDHQPVTAYPPGQGAPVAYPQPGPSGYPPPGYDDKHGGGVYGYPPPGGPSGYPPAGPGAYPQHGGYPPPQQGGYPGYPPQGPGYGYPPQGPGYGYPPQGPYGYPQQQGYGGKPQKPKKHGGAGMGLGLGLGAGLLGGLLVGEAIDDIADMGGDFDF; this is encoded by the coding sequence atggAATGTAGACCGTTGGATCTGACGATTATATCCGCCGAGgatctcaaagacatccaactGATCGGCAAACAGGACTTATACGCCGTCGTTTCCATCAACCGCGACGCGAGGACGAAGCAGAAGACGAAGGTTGACAAAGATTGCGGGACCAAGCCCAAATGGAGACACCAGATGAAGCTCACCGTCGACGACGCGGCGGCGAATGAGAATCGTCTCACCCTTGTGATCGAGATCGTCGCGGATCGGCCGATCGCCGGTGATAAGCCCGTCGGCGAAGTTAGCGTTCCGGTGAAGGAGCTTTTGGATCAGAACAAGGCCGGCgacgaggaggaggagaagacgGTGACGTACGCCGTGAGGCTGCCTAACGGGAAGGCCAAAGGTTATCTCAAATTCTCGTTCAAGTTTGGTGAGAAGTATACTTTCGGAGGAGCGTCGAGTGCTCCTCACGCGCCTGGCTCATCGACTCTGGAGCATAAGTCTATGGATCATCAGCCCGTAACTGCTTACCCGCCCGGACAAGGTGCCCCGGTTGCATACCCGCAACCGGGTCCTTCCGGATACCCACCACCAGGATATGATGATAAACACGGTGGTGGTGTTTATGGTTATCCGCCACCTGGAGGTCCCAGTGGTTATCCTCCAGCTGGTCCTGGTGCATACCCGCAGCACGGTGGATATCCGCCTCCACAGCAAGGAGGCTACCCGGGTTATCCACCACAAGGTCCGGGTTATGGATATCCGCCACAAGGTCCAGGCTATGGATATCCGCCGCAGGGTCCGTACGGTTACCCGCAACAGCAGGGTTACGGTGGCAAACCTCAGAAACCAAAGAAGCACGGAGGAGCTGGAATGGGTCTAGGACTTGGACTCGGAGCTGGTTTATTGGGTGGGTTGCTGGTTGGTGAAGCTATTGATGATATAGCAGATATGGGTGGCGACTTTGATTTCTGA
- the LOC106413839 gene encoding ATP-dependent Clp protease proteolytic subunit-related protein 3, chloroplastic, with translation MSSPAQVERSVAYNEHMPRTHPPDLPSMLLDGRIVYIGMPLVPAVTELVVAELMYLQWLDPKEPIYIYINSTGTTRDDGETVGMESEGFAIYDSLMQLKNEVHTVCVGAAIGHACLLLSAGTKGKRFMMPHSKAMIQQPRMPSSGLMPASDVLIRAKEVITNRDILVELLSKHTGNSVETVANVMRRPYYMDAPKAKEFGVIDMILWRGQEKIIADVVPSDEFDKNAGIRSAERV, from the exons ATGTCTTCTCCTGCTCAG GTTGAGAGATCAGTGGCTTATAACGAGCACATGCCAAGAACTCATCCACCAGACTTGCCTTCTATGCTTCTTGACGGGAGAATTGTTTACATTGGGATGCCT CTCGTACCGGCGGTTACAGAGCTTGTTGTGGCAGAGCTAATGTATCTTCAGTGGCTGGATCCTAAGGAGCCTATATACATTTACATTAACTCTACAGGGACCACTCGTGACGATGGAGAGACG GTTGGGATGGAGTCAGAAGGTTTTGCGATCTATGATTCTTTGATGCAACTTAAGAACGAG GTACATACAGTTTGTGTGGGAGCAGCGATAGGTCACGCATGTCTGTTACTTTCCGCGGGAACAAAGGGTAAACGATTTATGATGCCACATtccaaag CAATGATCCAGCAACCTCGTATGCCTTCTTCTGGGTTGATGCCTGCTAGTGATGTCCTGATTCGTGCCAAAGAG GTTATAACAAACCGAGATATACTTGTGGAACTACTGTCAAAGCACACTGGGAAT TCCGTGGAGACTGTGGCTAACGTGATGCGAAGGCCATATTACATGGATGCACCAAAAGCTAAAGAATTTGGAGTTATTGACATG ATTCTTTGGCGTGGTCAAGAGAAGATTATCGCGGACGTTGTTCCTTCAGATGAATTCGATAAGAACGCGGGAATTAGAAGCGCAGAACGAGTTTAG